One region of Natronorubrum aibiense genomic DNA includes:
- a CDS encoding cytochrome c oxidase subunit II — protein sequence MKIHAYEKLWLVAALLLIVGFIATITYGSVGLGIAMLDDSEETIEPKELNDDERFGEPRVEQVGENEYEAYVVAQTFIFQPDPIEVPANSEVTFYVTSRDVIHGFAVPGTNINAMVIPGEVSKMTVEFDEPDEYGIVCNEYCGDFHHTMEGQLNVVPEDEFDMTELEAEADDEVELGNETTITATVENGALDDLETTATFEIGNQTVEEDITVSGQDSEEVTFTVDSTELGEGDHDWTVTVDDYEESGTLTVVEDLEEENGGNNDE from the coding sequence ATGAAAATTCATGCATACGAGAAATTGTGGCTCGTCGCTGCACTCTTGTTGATTGTTGGGTTCATCGCAACGATCACGTACGGGTCAGTGGGGCTTGGAATCGCGATGCTCGATGACAGCGAAGAAACCATCGAACCAAAAGAGCTCAACGACGACGAGCGCTTCGGCGAACCACGCGTCGAGCAGGTCGGTGAAAACGAGTACGAAGCCTACGTCGTTGCTCAGACGTTCATCTTCCAGCCCGATCCGATCGAAGTACCTGCAAATAGCGAAGTCACCTTCTACGTAACTAGCCGGGACGTGATCCACGGCTTCGCCGTTCCCGGCACGAACATCAACGCGATGGTCATCCCCGGTGAGGTGTCGAAGATGACCGTCGAGTTCGACGAGCCCGACGAGTACGGAATTGTCTGCAACGAATACTGTGGCGACTTCCACCACACGATGGAAGGGCAACTCAACGTCGTTCCCGAAGATGAGTTCGACATGACCGAACTCGAGGCCGAGGCCGACGACGAGGTCGAACTCGGCAACGAGACGACAATCACCGCCACCGTCGAAAACGGCGCGCTCGACGACCTCGAGACGACGGCGACATTCGAAATCGGCAACCAGACGGTCGAAGAGGACATCACCGTCTCTGGGCAGGATTCCGAGGAAGTGACCTTTACCGTCGACTCGACCGAACTCGGTGAAGGTGACCACGACTGGACAGTGACGGTCGACGACTACGAAGAGAGCGGGACGCTCACCGTGGTCGAAGATCTCGAAGAAGAAAACGGAGGCAACAACGATGAGTAA
- a CDS encoding cytochrome-ba3 oxidase subunit: MVLEDASPRVALVAGLLALLPVLSYALWGSLPAGAISAINVLIIITSLYIAFSPLQEPHVHGSAET, encoded by the coding sequence ATGGTACTCGAGGATGCCTCTCCACGAGTTGCACTCGTGGCCGGGTTACTGGCACTCTTGCCGGTGTTGTCGTACGCGCTGTGGGGATCGCTGCCGGCAGGTGCGATCTCCGCGATCAACGTCCTGATTATTATTACGAGCCTCTACATCGCGTTCAGCCCGTTACAGGAGCCACACGTCCACGGATCCGCCGAAACGTAA
- a CDS encoding heavy metal translocating P-type ATPase: MSRPQSRSDAEPASSAPADAREDAAGECTLCSFPTPADPVTDDDIDGTFCCQGCLEVHRTLETVDDTDADAVRDRLDDDGPDLDDVDGEDAFLAVDGMHCATCEAFLETRATATDGVVGAEASYATDTLRLVYDPESLEAESLPDLVSGYGYEARDRGEGRSDEPREAALVKFLIGGGMFGMMVMIWYALFLYPTYFGYEPLADFGSYDGYYIAANIWLMTSFVLFYTGYPILRGAYVSLRAGMPNMDLLISLAAAGSYGYSTLAIVLGRTDLYFDVTVAIILVVTAGTYYEGVIKRRAAGLLSELTESQVDEARRADGGEIVPLSEVGPGEHLLVQPGERVPLDGTVVDGQAAVDESLVTGESLPVEKRLDDPVRGGTVVTDAPLIVEVGDDAESTHDRLVSLLWSIQSARPGVQRLADKLATIFVPLVVTLAVAVTGILLATGSSPATAFLVGLTVIIVSCPCALGLATPLAIASGVQTAARRGVVVAAETIFEDAPDIDIVVLDKTGTLTEGRMSVEGVHVVTGDGSTDTDAATLLARAGAVEALSEHPIGQAITEAVFDDRDREDTADVDGFERYSRGVSGIVDGQRVFVGHPDLLRDHELSIPSSLEDRIDRVRASGDVPVVVGWDGRAHGVVVVGDSPREDWEDAVETLAEGREVVVLTGDEGASADRFRAVDGVDEVFAGVPPEAKAETVRRLRARGTVAMVGDGSNDAPALAAADVGIAMGSGTQLATDAADAVIVGDDLGAVADIFDIASGTYWRIRQNLGWAFLYNALAIPLAIAGLLNPLLAALAMAASSLLVVLNSSRSL, encoded by the coding sequence ATGAGTCGACCCCAGTCACGATCCGACGCCGAACCCGCCTCGAGCGCGCCAGCAGACGCTCGAGAAGACGCTGCAGGCGAGTGTACGCTCTGTTCGTTTCCAACCCCAGCGGACCCGGTCACCGACGACGACATCGACGGGACGTTCTGCTGTCAGGGCTGTCTCGAGGTCCACCGGACGCTCGAGACGGTCGACGACACCGACGCTGATGCCGTCCGCGACCGACTCGACGACGACGGTCCCGACTTAGACGACGTCGACGGTGAGGACGCGTTTCTCGCCGTCGACGGGATGCACTGTGCGACCTGTGAGGCGTTCCTCGAGACGCGAGCGACTGCGACCGACGGCGTTGTGGGTGCGGAAGCGAGTTACGCCACGGATACGCTTCGACTGGTGTACGACCCCGAGTCACTCGAGGCAGAGTCGCTTCCGGACCTCGTCTCGGGATACGGCTACGAGGCTCGCGACCGGGGCGAGGGCCGAAGCGACGAGCCACGCGAGGCGGCGCTCGTGAAGTTCCTGATCGGCGGCGGGATGTTCGGGATGATGGTTATGATCTGGTATGCGCTGTTTCTGTACCCGACGTACTTCGGGTACGAGCCGCTGGCTGATTTCGGTAGCTACGACGGCTACTACATCGCCGCGAACATCTGGCTCATGACGTCGTTTGTCCTGTTTTACACCGGCTATCCGATCCTGCGCGGCGCGTACGTGAGTCTCCGCGCAGGGATGCCGAACATGGACCTGCTCATCTCGCTCGCCGCGGCCGGCTCGTACGGGTACAGCACGCTTGCGATAGTACTCGGGCGGACGGATCTCTACTTCGACGTTACGGTCGCAATCATCCTCGTCGTCACGGCCGGGACCTACTACGAGGGCGTGATTAAACGCCGTGCCGCCGGCCTCCTCTCGGAGCTGACCGAGTCACAGGTCGACGAAGCCCGTCGTGCGGACGGCGGTGAGATCGTCCCGCTTTCGGAGGTGGGTCCCGGCGAGCATCTGCTCGTCCAGCCCGGCGAGCGCGTGCCACTCGACGGTACCGTCGTCGACGGACAGGCTGCCGTCGACGAGTCGCTGGTTACCGGTGAGTCGCTTCCCGTCGAGAAACGGCTGGACGATCCGGTCCGGGGTGGGACGGTCGTCACCGACGCACCCCTGATCGTCGAAGTCGGCGACGACGCAGAGAGCACGCACGATCGGCTCGTCTCCCTGCTGTGGTCGATTCAAAGCGCCCGACCCGGCGTCCAGCGGCTCGCGGACAAGCTCGCGACGATCTTCGTCCCGCTGGTCGTCACCCTCGCGGTCGCCGTCACTGGAATCCTGCTTGCGACCGGTTCGAGTCCTGCAACGGCGTTTCTCGTCGGCCTGACGGTCATCATCGTCTCCTGTCCGTGTGCGCTCGGGCTCGCGACACCGCTTGCGATCGCCTCCGGGGTCCAGACGGCCGCCCGACGCGGGGTCGTCGTCGCTGCTGAGACGATCTTCGAGGACGCACCGGATATCGACATCGTCGTCCTCGACAAGACTGGGACGCTCACGGAAGGCCGAATGTCGGTCGAAGGCGTCCACGTCGTCACAGGGGACGGTTCGACGGACACAGACGCTGCAACACTCTTGGCGCGTGCCGGTGCCGTCGAAGCGCTCTCGGAACACCCCATCGGGCAAGCGATCACCGAGGCAGTGTTCGACGATCGCGACCGCGAGGACACTGCCGATGTCGACGGGTTCGAACGGTATTCCCGTGGGGTCAGTGGGATCGTCGACGGTCAGCGGGTATTCGTCGGCCATCCGGACCTCCTTCGAGACCACGAGCTGTCGATCCCGTCATCGCTCGAGGACCGGATCGACCGCGTGCGAGCGTCGGGTGACGTCCCAGTCGTCGTTGGCTGGGATGGCCGCGCCCACGGCGTCGTCGTCGTGGGTGACTCGCCGCGCGAAGACTGGGAAGACGCCGTCGAGACGCTCGCCGAGGGTCGGGAGGTCGTCGTGCTCACCGGCGACGAGGGCGCGTCGGCGGACCGGTTTCGGGCCGTCGACGGCGTCGACGAGGTTTTCGCGGGTGTGCCGCCCGAGGCCAAGGCGGAGACCGTTCGAAGACTTCGCGCGCGTGGGACGGTGGCAATGGTCGGCGACGGGAGCAACGACGCGCCCGCACTGGCCGCCGCGGACGTCGGTATCGCCATGGGTAGCGGAACGCAACTCGCGACCGATGCTGCCGACGCCGTGATCGTCGGCGACGATCTGGGTGCCGTCGCCGACATCTTCGATATCGCCTCGGGAACCTACTGGCGAATCCGGCAGAACCTCGGCTGGGCGTTCCTCTACAACGCCCTCGCGATCCCGCTCGCGATCGCCGGCCTGCTGAACCCGCTGCTGGCGGCGCTGGCAATGGCGGCGAGTAGCCTGCTGGTCGTCCTCAACTCCTCGCGGTCGCTGTGA
- the cdd gene encoding cytidine deaminase: protein MHDLIDAARDVQLTAHVPYSEYAVGAALETESGEIFVGCNIENANYSNSLHAEEVAIAEAVKNGHREFARIAVSSGRRDGVTPCGMCRQTLAEFCDDDLRVVCDEGEGEPPTEYTLGELLPNTITEETLE from the coding sequence ATGCACGACCTGATCGATGCCGCTCGTGACGTCCAGTTGACTGCCCACGTCCCCTACTCCGAGTACGCCGTCGGTGCCGCGCTCGAGACCGAATCCGGCGAAATTTTCGTCGGCTGTAACATCGAGAACGCCAACTACAGCAACAGCCTCCACGCCGAAGAGGTCGCGATCGCCGAGGCGGTCAAAAACGGCCACCGCGAGTTCGCCCGGATCGCCGTCAGCTCCGGCCGCCGAGACGGCGTTACGCCCTGTGGAATGTGTCGCCAGACGCTAGCCGAATTTTGTGACGACGACCTCCGCGTCGTCTGTGACGAAGGCGAGGGCGAACCGCCGACCGAGTACACGCTCGGCGAACTGTTGCCGAATACGATCACCGAAGAAACGCTCGAGTAG
- a CDS encoding phosphohexomutase domain-containing protein translates to MTVFGTAGIRGPVEEVTPSLALAVGQAAGEPGETFVVGRDGRETGPALAAALEAGLESAGADVRRLGQVPTPALAFASRGRQGVMVTASHNPPEDNGIKLFTDGVEYDRDAEQAIDDRLEGDDCTTGLASWDDWGESSSLDVLEQYRDSVVSYVCEEFDSGSPAEPSASPLAGLSVAVDCGNGMGSVATPQVLDRLGADVVAVNANVDGHFVARESKPTPETLSSFTAFLEQGSEEQTSGGPENKFDLGIAHDGDADRLVVLDSDGAVIHEDTILAVVAAHYTAAADVDDPVVVTTPNASARIDELVRDAGGRVERVRLGALHEGIARERSHDDDTEVVFAAEPWKHIHTAFGGWIDAVTSAAVVAALVADAGGTDALRAPVSERPYRKVSVDCPDDAKADAMAALETALPDAFPDATVDTDYGVRLEFNDASWVLVRPSGTEPYVRIYAESDTVDDLVDATRTVVESTIDDSR, encoded by the coding sequence ATGACCGTATTCGGGACTGCAGGGATCCGTGGTCCAGTCGAGGAGGTGACCCCGTCGCTGGCCCTCGCTGTCGGCCAAGCCGCTGGGGAGCCCGGTGAGACGTTCGTCGTCGGCCGCGACGGCCGAGAAACCGGCCCCGCGCTCGCTGCGGCCCTCGAGGCCGGCCTCGAGAGCGCGGGTGCCGACGTCCGTCGGCTCGGCCAGGTGCCGACACCGGCGCTCGCGTTCGCCTCGCGCGGACGACAGGGCGTGATGGTCACTGCGAGCCACAACCCGCCCGAAGACAACGGGATCAAACTCTTTACGGACGGCGTCGAGTACGACCGCGACGCCGAGCAGGCTATCGACGACCGACTCGAGGGCGACGACTGCACGACTGGACTCGCATCGTGGGACGACTGGGGCGAGTCCTCATCACTCGACGTCCTCGAGCAGTACCGCGACAGTGTCGTCTCGTACGTTTGCGAGGAGTTCGACAGCGGTTCCCCAGCGGAGCCGTCGGCGTCGCCACTGGCCGGGCTCTCGGTCGCCGTCGACTGTGGCAACGGAATGGGATCGGTCGCGACACCACAGGTCCTCGACCGCCTCGGTGCCGACGTCGTCGCAGTCAACGCGAACGTCGATGGCCACTTCGTCGCCCGCGAGAGCAAGCCGACGCCCGAGACGTTGTCGTCGTTTACAGCGTTTCTCGAGCAGGGAAGCGAGGAACAGACGAGTGGTGGGCCCGAAAACAAGTTTGATCTCGGCATCGCTCACGACGGCGACGCCGATCGACTCGTCGTGCTCGATTCCGACGGTGCAGTCATCCACGAAGACACGATCCTCGCGGTGGTCGCAGCCCACTACACTGCGGCGGCCGACGTCGACGACCCTGTCGTCGTCACCACGCCTAACGCCTCTGCCCGGATCGACGAACTGGTCCGCGACGCCGGCGGCCGCGTCGAACGCGTTCGACTCGGTGCGCTCCACGAGGGGATCGCTCGAGAGCGGAGCCACGACGACGACACCGAAGTCGTCTTCGCCGCCGAGCCGTGGAAACACATCCACACCGCCTTCGGTGGCTGGATCGACGCCGTCACGAGCGCCGCCGTCGTCGCCGCGCTCGTCGCCGACGCCGGCGGGACGGACGCCCTCCGAGCGCCCGTTAGTGAACGCCCCTACCGAAAGGTCAGCGTCGACTGTCCCGACGACGCCAAGGCCGACGCGATGGCCGCCCTCGAGACGGCACTCCCCGATGCCTTCCCCGACGCGACGGTCGACACCGACTACGGGGTCCGCCTCGAGTTCAACGACGCCTCGTGGGTGCTCGTCCGACCCAGCGGAACTGAGCCGTACGTTCGAATCTACGCCGAAAGCGACACCGTCGACGACCTCGTCGACGCGACACGCACCGTCGTCGAGTCGACGATCGACGACTCGAGGTAG
- a CDS encoding MaoC family dehydratase, producing the protein MSHQNTAKGNFAAMTDAWATMTQTVLQSATAANRAAMSAMLAPNLSNGSESETVAPSIPSIDHSRLDWQFDRTVDDTDSISVGDTVTFEKVLSEDDVRAFAHVSGDTNRLHLDEAFASDTRFGERIVHGTLVSGLISAALARLPGLTIYLSQDLEFSGPVGIGDRVSARVEVVEDLGNRQYRLETIIRNEDDDATVINGEAVVLIDDLPTE; encoded by the coding sequence ATGTCCCACCAGAATACTGCGAAAGGAAATTTCGCTGCGATGACTGACGCGTGGGCGACGATGACACAGACCGTCCTCCAGAGTGCAACCGCGGCAAACCGTGCGGCCATGTCCGCGATGCTGGCGCCGAACCTCTCGAACGGTTCGGAAAGCGAAACCGTCGCGCCGTCGATACCGTCGATCGACCACTCCCGTCTCGACTGGCAGTTCGACCGGACCGTCGACGACACCGACAGTATCAGCGTTGGCGACACTGTCACGTTCGAGAAGGTCCTCAGCGAAGACGACGTTCGTGCGTTCGCACACGTAAGCGGCGACACGAACCGACTTCACCTCGACGAGGCGTTCGCAAGCGACACCCGGTTCGGCGAACGGATCGTCCACGGCACGCTCGTCTCCGGCCTGATCAGCGCCGCACTGGCTCGACTCCCCGGCCTGACGATCTATCTCTCCCAGGATCTCGAGTTCAGCGGCCCCGTCGGGATCGGCGACCGCGTCTCCGCTCGCGTCGAAGTCGTCGAAGACCTCGGCAACAGACAGTACCGACTCGAGACGATCATCCGAAACGAAGACGACGACGCGACCGTCATCAACGGTGAAGCTGTCGTCCTGATCGACGATCTCCCTACGGAGTAA
- a CDS encoding AbrB/MazE/SpoVT family DNA-binding domain-containing protein translates to MTDDSDRTPWFPPAMFTEQMQEAGEQVAESQQELLRKMMQAGSSNPFDTGSALGPMNMGTATFKARVQSGGRISIPGPEREALDIEEGDIVQTIVVPVKRNRD, encoded by the coding sequence ATGACGGACGACTCCGACCGAACGCCCTGGTTCCCGCCTGCAATGTTCACCGAACAGATGCAGGAGGCAGGCGAGCAGGTTGCCGAATCCCAGCAGGAGCTGTTGCGGAAGATGATGCAGGCAGGGAGTTCGAACCCGTTCGACACGGGATCGGCTCTCGGGCCGATGAACATGGGAACGGCAACGTTCAAAGCTCGCGTCCAGAGCGGCGGTCGGATCAGTATTCCCGGTCCAGAACGGGAAGCCCTCGACATCGAAGAGGGAGATATCGTCCAGACGATCGTCGTTCCCGTCAAACGCAACCGAGACTAA
- a CDS encoding poly(R)-hydroxyalkanoic acid synthase subunit PhaE, with protein MTDSQPQMQNWNAFVEQWNEQFLDALEENMEAQAEFVESWSETVGEVSDDNEISDGVEGYARAYETWMNASQQMVERMNDTLEGEDVDVAEFRDIWLNTANEAFKDVMSTTAFAKMTGETVGDVLELQQQADETSQETLRSLGFATEEGVVEVGDRLVELERRQHAVEKKLDRVLEHLDDEQ; from the coding sequence ATGACAGATTCACAGCCCCAGATGCAAAACTGGAACGCGTTTGTCGAACAGTGGAATGAACAGTTTCTCGACGCACTCGAGGAGAACATGGAAGCCCAAGCGGAGTTCGTCGAGAGCTGGTCTGAGACCGTCGGTGAAGTCAGCGACGACAACGAGATCTCCGACGGCGTCGAGGGCTATGCTCGCGCCTACGAGACGTGGATGAACGCCTCACAGCAGATGGTCGAGCGAATGAACGACACGCTCGAAGGCGAAGACGTCGACGTCGCGGAGTTCCGTGATATCTGGCTGAACACGGCCAACGAGGCGTTCAAAGACGTCATGTCGACGACTGCTTTCGCCAAGATGACCGGCGAGACCGTCGGCGACGTGCTCGAACTCCAACAGCAGGCCGACGAGACGTCTCAGGAAACCCTGCGGTCGCTCGGCTTTGCAACCGAGGAGGGTGTCGTTGAGGTCGGCGACCGCCTCGTCGAACTCGAGCGCCGGCAACACGCCGTCGAGAAGAAACTCGATCGTGTGCTCGAGCATCTGGACGACGAACAATGA
- the phaC gene encoding class III poly(R)-hydroxyalkanoic acid synthase subunit PhaC: MKNPYATVLDLQREAWEATADLAEKSQVAPDRTETLENVEVGQTPSEVVYEENKLKLLHYEPMTEEQHDIPILIVYALINKPYILDLQPDRSVVQTLLEAGFDVYLIDWGEPSKLDRKLSLDDYVNRYIDNCVDVVSERSGQDAINILGYCMGGTMSAMYASLHPEKVQNLALMAAGLCFAGDGGVLELWGDDDFYDPETVTDTFDNVPAEFLDVGFALMDPVANNVTKYVRFYDNMEDEDFVENFARMERWLDEGIDVAGVAYEEFIRDIYQENKLINNELYLDGKHVDLENIDMPLLQIVAEYDHLIPPEASKPFNEFVSSDDTEILEFATGHIGMSVSSRSHDELWPDVCEWFEARSNGTEAEAAAEITAETGPQTDTTVAADAGDQSSLEDVTDGGTGLESEHGDDEVVGEVEDDQPTETDADADDLTDLTGVGQAYADSLADAGVETFAQLAAADVAELATETGISPSRIEDWIEQAQNR, translated from the coding sequence ATGAAAAACCCGTACGCAACCGTCTTGGATCTGCAACGGGAGGCCTGGGAGGCGACAGCCGATCTGGCCGAGAAGAGTCAGGTCGCGCCCGACCGAACCGAGACGCTCGAGAACGTCGAGGTCGGCCAGACGCCCAGCGAGGTCGTCTACGAGGAGAACAAACTGAAGCTCCTCCACTACGAGCCGATGACGGAGGAGCAACACGACATTCCGATCCTCATCGTCTACGCGCTGATCAACAAGCCGTACATCCTCGATCTGCAGCCCGATCGCTCGGTCGTTCAGACGCTGCTCGAGGCCGGCTTCGACGTCTACCTCATCGACTGGGGCGAGCCATCGAAGCTCGATCGAAAGCTGTCGCTCGACGACTACGTCAACCGCTACATCGACAACTGTGTTGACGTCGTAAGCGAGCGGTCCGGACAGGATGCGATCAACATCCTTGGCTACTGTATGGGCGGCACCATGTCGGCCATGTATGCGTCGTTACACCCCGAGAAGGTCCAGAACCTGGCTTTGATGGCCGCTGGACTCTGCTTTGCCGGCGACGGTGGGGTGCTCGAACTCTGGGGCGACGACGACTTCTATGACCCGGAGACGGTCACGGACACCTTCGACAACGTCCCGGCTGAGTTCTTAGACGTCGGGTTCGCGCTGATGGACCCCGTTGCGAACAACGTGACAAAGTATGTCCGGTTCTACGACAACATGGAAGACGAGGACTTCGTCGAGAACTTCGCCCGCATGGAGCGGTGGCTCGACGAGGGAATCGACGTCGCCGGCGTCGCCTACGAGGAGTTCATCCGCGACATCTACCAGGAAAACAAGCTGATCAACAACGAACTCTATCTGGACGGCAAACACGTCGACCTCGAGAACATCGACATGCCGTTGCTCCAGATCGTCGCGGAGTACGACCACCTCATCCCGCCGGAGGCCTCCAAGCCGTTCAACGAGTTCGTCTCGTCGGACGATACCGAGATCCTCGAGTTCGCGACGGGTCATATCGGGATGTCCGTCTCCTCGCGCAGCCACGACGAACTCTGGCCGGACGTCTGTGAGTGGTTCGAAGCGCGCTCGAACGGGACCGAGGCCGAAGCCGCCGCCGAGATTACGGCTGAAACAGGCCCACAGACGGATACAACGGTCGCTGCTGACGCCGGCGACCAATCCAGTCTCGAGGACGTCACCGACGGTGGGACGGGACTCGAATCCGAACACGGGGACGATGAGGTGGTTGGCGAAGTGGAAGACGACCAGCCCACGGAAACTGACGCAGACGCGGACGACCTCACCGACCTCACCGGTGTTGGACAAGCGTACGCGGACAGTTTGGCTGACGCTGGCGTCGAGACGTTTGCCCAACTCGCTGCGGCCGACGTCGCGGAACTCGCCACCGAGACGGGAATCTCACCGAGCCGAATCGAAGACTGGATCGAACAGGCCCAGAACCGCTGA
- a CDS encoding beta-ketoacyl-ACP reductase has protein sequence MSMEGRTCVITGSARGIGRGIAQHLGEKGANVVINYRSSEGDAHEAVEAIESAGGEAITARADVSDRAEVEHMLEVCHEAFGPADVLVNNAGITADEQFTDMSREEWDRVMDVNLGGMFNCTQVFFDDIWNADEGRLINISSVVGKQGNFGQANYATAKSGMFGFTRTIALELAKGGSTANCVAPGFTATDMLESVPDAVLERIISGIPLERLAEVEDIAAVVRFLASEESSYVTGEVIDVNGGMDL, from the coding sequence ATGTCGATGGAAGGACGCACCTGCGTTATCACGGGCTCGGCACGCGGTATCGGGCGGGGAATCGCACAGCACCTCGGTGAAAAAGGTGCAAACGTCGTGATCAACTACCGATCGTCGGAAGGCGATGCACACGAGGCCGTCGAGGCGATCGAATCGGCCGGCGGCGAGGCGATCACGGCGCGTGCAGACGTCTCCGATCGTGCCGAGGTCGAACACATGCTCGAGGTCTGTCATGAGGCGTTCGGGCCGGCGGACGTGCTGGTCAACAACGCCGGAATCACGGCCGACGAACAGTTCACCGATATGAGCCGCGAGGAGTGGGACCGAGTCATGGACGTCAACCTCGGCGGGATGTTCAACTGCACGCAAGTATTCTTCGACGACATCTGGAACGCCGACGAGGGTCGGTTGATCAACATCTCGAGTGTTGTCGGGAAACAGGGCAACTTCGGGCAGGCCAACTACGCGACCGCCAAGAGTGGGATGTTCGGCTTCACCCGGACGATCGCCCTCGAACTCGCCAAAGGCGGGTCGACGGCAAACTGCGTCGCACCCGGTTTCACCGCGACCGACATGCTCGAGAGCGTCCCGGATGCGGTCTTAGAGCGGATCATCTCGGGGATCCCCCTCGAGCGACTCGCGGAGGTCGAAGACATCGCTGCCGTTGTTCGCTTCCTCGCCAGCGAGGAGTCGTCCTACGTCACGGGTGAAGTGATCGACGTTAACGGCGGAATGGACCTGTAA
- the moaC gene encoding cyclic pyranopterin monophosphate synthase MoaC: MSDESEGRADELTHTTDEGDVQMVDVGDKPDSKRRAVAAGEIQLQSSTIDAIRDDGVGKGDVLATARVGAIQAVKHTWETIPMCHQIPITNVDTEFSLADDRIELEVTVETTGKTGCEMEALEGVTTGLNVVWDMVKAVEKDDDGQYPDTGIENVRVLTKEKQRS, translated from the coding sequence ATGTCTGACGAATCCGAAGGCCGAGCTGACGAACTGACCCACACTACTGACGAGGGCGACGTCCAGATGGTCGACGTGGGCGACAAACCAGACAGCAAGCGCCGCGCGGTCGCGGCTGGTGAAATCCAACTGCAGTCGTCGACGATCGACGCAATTCGCGATGATGGCGTCGGCAAGGGTGACGTCCTCGCGACGGCCCGCGTCGGTGCGATTCAGGCCGTCAAACACACCTGGGAGACGATTCCGATGTGTCACCAGATCCCGATCACCAACGTCGACACCGAGTTCTCGCTCGCCGACGACCGGATCGAACTCGAGGTCACAGTCGAGACGACCGGGAAAACGGGCTGTGAGATGGAAGCCCTCGAGGGCGTGACGACCGGACTCAACGTCGTCTGGGATATGGTCAAAGCCGTCGAAAAAGACGACGACGGTCAGTATCCCGACACGGGTATCGAGAACGTGCGGGTGCTCACGAAGGAGAAACAGCGATCCTAA